The genomic region TGATAGAGTATCTGCGCACGCAGATCGTGCCGGACACTGCGGATGAAGTCCTTCGCCGCAGCGGCATCGGCGGGTGTGCAGACGTTGGTTGGAGTCCGGTCTTCCAATTCGCGCGACGCGAGCACCGCGCTCCCTTTCAGTTCGTAGGTCGCGCGATAGCTGAGAATCTTGTTGTGCAGTTCAACGTTGGGCGGAAGCGCAAGCACCTTGAGCGTTGCGGGCAGCTTCATCACGTAATGTTCCTTCACCGCGATACCGGCGCATTGGAAGTTCACGGTGTGCTGTTCGTTGGCCGAACTTAGAAAGCGCGCCACCGCCGAACCTGCGCCCGACATCGGCGACGAAACATTCAGTGCGGCCGGACCAGGGATCGTGTAGGCATCGGTCAGCGCGAAATGAACGGCGATTTCGCTCTTATCGGAGAGATCAGTGGGATCGCTCATCGTCATCGTACCCGTGCCGACGAAGCCGCTGTGCTCGAGAGCCTGCCGGACCATGCGCTCTTTCATCGTCGGATCAATGTACTGGGCCTCGGCACGCAGGCCGTCAGAGACACTGCCGCTCTCGCTGACAGTGGTGCTGCCTTCGGCGTCGCCGTTGGCATGAATAGTCAGATCGGTCGTCGTATCCACTTTGTTGTCGCGATAGCCAGATGCGGGCGTGCGCTCGATTTCAGCAAAATCGATTGTATGCACCACGGGTTTGTCCGAATCGGAGATCGGAAGCGCACCGAACGGCGTGAACCTGGACGTCGAATCGGCATAAAGATTAAGCGTGGGGATGTAGCTAATCATGTGATCGAAATTTGGACTCGCAACCGGCGGCAGTGAATAAGTTGGGGCCGCATTGATCAGGACCGGTACGCTGGCGATTCCTTTGGCGGCCAGCAAGGCTTTAAGCAAAGTAGTGTGATCCTTGCAGTCGCCCATCCGATTCGCGATTACTAAGTCGGCGGCATGGGGCACTACCGATCCGATCCCGGCCTCGTTGTTTGCATACTGGATATTGACCGCGACCCAATCATAGATTGCCTTGGCCTGGGCGCGTGTACTTGTCACATTTTTTGTCAATTGTTCGGCTAACTGCGTGACCCGCGGAGTGACTGCGGCCTTCGGCTGCGCACGAGCATTGTAAGCCGCCGCCACTGCCCCATAGTCCTTGAACGTCGTCGCGACGATGACGGGGTCGTAGTCGAGCGCCGAAACCGCATGATCTTCCTGCGCCACAACATTGTGGTTCTTATAAGTCCATCGCCAGATCCGCCGCGCGCTGCCCCCCGTATGTTTGACTTCACCGCCATCGACGCCGCGCTGATACACATAAAGCGGCAGCGACGCTGGCGCGGTGATAGTAACCTCCCCCGCATCGAAGACGTCGGTACTTGGAAAAGTTTCGGTGACTGCGAAGTTGCCGGGAAACATCGCGGTCTTCTCCAATATTTGATACGAAATCACGACCGTGTCGCCGACGGCTACATCGGGGAAAGCGACCGTCTTGCTGCGCACGTCCGAGAACATCGGCAAGTTACCTGCTCTGCCCTGACTTATCTGCTCCTGGAAGTTCGACACCGGCACGTCAATCCGGCGGCCGTCGCTCTTGAGGGTGTAGGCGGCAAGAATCCGCGCCTGCTGGAGAGTGTCGCTGTAGTTGATCGAGGTTTGATTCGC from Candidatus Binataceae bacterium harbors:
- a CDS encoding DUF3857 domain-containing transglutaminase family protein yields the protein MAAIDFCFGTRSHNRPRNQMVRWRISFLRIFLILLTIGLSGPAARATASKPAESKPFAGYTKYAWYRARYEVNADGTDVETYDIGTKVLSQQGIAQANQTSINYSDTLQQARILAAYTLKSDGRRIDVPVSNFQEQISQGRAGNLPMFSDVRSKTVAFPDVAVGDTVVISYQILEKTAMFPGNFAVTETFPSTDVFDAGEVTITAPASLPLYVYQRGVDGGEVKHTGGSARRIWRWTYKNHNVVAQEDHAVSALDYDPVIVATTFKDYGAVAAAYNARAQPKAAVTPRVTQLAEQLTKNVTSTRAQAKAIYDWVAVNIQYANNEAGIGSVVPHAADLVIANRMGDCKDHTTLLKALLAAKGIASVPVLINAAPTYSLPPVASPNFDHMISYIPTLNLYADSTSRFTPFGALPISDSDKPVVHTIDFAEIERTPASGYRDNKVDTTTDLTIHANGDAEGSTTVSESGSVSDGLRAEAQYIDPTMKERMVRQALEHSGFVGTGTMTMSDPTDLSDKSEIAVHFALTDAYTIPGPAALNVSSPMSGAGSAVARFLSSANEQHTVNFQCAGIAVKEHYVMKLPATLKVLALPPNVELHNKILSYRATYELKGSAVLASRELEDRTPTNVCTPADAAAAKDFIRSVRHDLRAQILYQ